A section of the Ruania halotolerans genome encodes:
- a CDS encoding EamA family transporter encodes MNAAREQGGERGNAAMDRIPAPLLFLAAGTSQYIGAALAVGLYATIPATSVAWARGAVGAVILFALVRPWRLRWTRRELAQTGLFGVVLLGMNMLFYVAIDHLPLGAAVAIEFAGPVVVAAWGGRSVRHRFAVVLAAAGVLAISLVGLNWNGERTTAELALGLAAALGAGVLWAGYMVIGGRIVKRRSGVASLAMGLTFASLLYAPLTAAGAVSALSWPIGITLALVGLLSTVVPYTLDQVTLKRLGTATFALLNALLPVSATVIGVLALRQIPTWGEVAGTLAVSAAVWISAPRKRPRPGSALEHGSRGEGH; translated from the coding sequence GTGAACGCGGCGCGCGAGCAGGGCGGGGAACGCGGCAACGCCGCTATGGACCGGATCCCGGCACCGCTGCTCTTCCTCGCAGCCGGAACGAGCCAGTACATCGGCGCAGCACTCGCTGTGGGGCTGTACGCCACGATTCCGGCTACGTCGGTGGCATGGGCGAGGGGCGCCGTCGGGGCCGTGATCCTGTTCGCCTTGGTGAGACCCTGGCGGCTGCGCTGGACCCGGCGCGAACTGGCGCAGACCGGCCTGTTCGGCGTGGTCTTGCTCGGTATGAACATGCTCTTCTACGTGGCGATCGATCACCTGCCGCTCGGTGCGGCCGTGGCCATCGAGTTCGCCGGCCCGGTGGTGGTGGCCGCGTGGGGTGGCCGAAGCGTGCGGCACCGGTTCGCCGTCGTGCTCGCCGCCGCGGGGGTGCTTGCCATCTCACTGGTGGGCCTGAACTGGAACGGGGAACGCACGACGGCGGAGCTGGCCCTCGGTCTGGCCGCAGCCCTGGGGGCCGGGGTGCTCTGGGCGGGATACATGGTCATCGGCGGCCGGATCGTCAAGCGCCGCAGTGGCGTGGCCTCACTCGCCATGGGTTTGACCTTCGCCTCGCTGCTGTACGCGCCGCTCACGGCGGCCGGGGCGGTCAGTGCGCTGAGCTGGCCGATCGGGATCACCCTGGCGCTGGTGGGACTGCTTTCCACGGTGGTGCCGTACACCCTCGATCAGGTCACGTTGAAGCGATTGGGCACGGCCACATTCGCGCTGCTGAACGCGCTACTGCCGGTCTCGGCCACCGTGATCGGCGTCCTCGCCCTGCGTCAGATCCCCACCTGGGGAGAGGTGGCCGGCACGCTGGCGGTGAGCGCCGCCGTCTGGATCTCTGCGCCGCGGAAGCGTCCGAGACCGGGTTCGGCGCTGGAGCACGGCAGCCGCGGTGAGGGCCACTGA